In Deltaproteobacteria bacterium, the genomic stretch GCATGTCCTGCGCGCAGCCAGTCTGCACGTGGCCCGACCCCGGCTGAACGCCGGCGACACGCGCGAGCCGAGGCGCCGTGGACGTCGCCGGCCGCCGCGAGGCCGTGGGGATCGGCCGCCGGCCTGTTTCGTGCCGATGCGCCGATGCGCCGATGCCCCGATGCCCCGATACGCCGGTGCGCGTGATCGCGAGGCGAATCGTGCGTGGACGCGCACGCCGATCCTGCGGCAAGATGCGCGCGTCGAAGCGGCGGCGCGCGGCAACTTCGGGCGCTAGACCCCTTCGCGGAGCACGCCATGAGCCAAACGAACCTCGATTCCTTCGGTGCACGCCAGACCCTCGTCGTCGGCGACGCGCGCTACGAGTACTACGCACTCGATGCACTCGCACAGGCCGGCATCGGCCACGTGCATCGCCTGCCGTTCTCGCTCAAGGTGTTGGTCGAGAATCTGCTGCGCCACGAAGACGGTGTCGCCGTGACGGCCGCCGACGTCGAGGCCGCGGCGGGCTGGGATCCCAAGGCCGAGCCCAACTTCGAGATCGGCTTCCACCCGGCGCGCGTGCTCCTGCAGGACTTCACCGGCGTGCCGGTGGTCGTCGATCTCGCGGCGATGCGCCAGGCGATCCAGGGCATGGGCGGCGATGCGCAGCGCATCAACCCGCTGGCGCCCGTCGATCTCGTGATCGACCACTCCGTGCAGGTGGATCACTTCGGCAGCAAGGACGCGCTCACGCTCAACATGCAGCTCGAGTACCAGCGCAACCGCGAGCGCTACGCGTTCCTGCGCTGGGGGCAAGCTGCGCTGTCGAACTTCCGCGCGGTGCCGCCGGGCACCGGCATCTGCCACCAGGTGAACCTCGAGTACCTCGCGCGGACGGTGTGGACCAAGCAACACGGCGACGTCACGCAGGCGTTCCCGGACACCGTGGTCGGTACCGACTCGCACACCACGATGGTCAACGGCCTCGCGGTGCTCGGCTGGGGCGTCGGCGGCATCGAGGCCGAGGCCGCGATGCTGGGCCAGCCGATGTCGATGCTGATCCCGCAGGTGGTCGGCTTCAAGCTGCACGGCACGCTGCCCGACGGCGCGACCGCGACCGACCTCGTGCTCACCGTCACGCAGATGCTTCGCAAGCACGGCGTGGTCAACAAGTTCGTCGAGTTCTATGGCCCCGGCCTGTCGGCGCTGTCGCTCACCGATCGCGCGACGATCGCCAACATGGCGCCCGAGTACGGCGCGACCTGTGGCTTCTTCCCGATCGATGACGAGACCCTCGCGTACCTGCGCTTCACCAACCGCCCCGAGGCGACCGTGGCGCTGGTCGAGGCCTACGCGAAGGCGCAGGGCCTGTTCCGCACCGACGCCACGCCCGACCCGGTGTTCAGCTCGTCGATCGAGCTCGACCTCGCGACCGTCGAGTCGTCGCTGGCAGGTCCCAAGCGGCCGCAGGACCGCGTCGCGCTGCCCAACGTGAAGGCGAACTTCCTCGATGCGCTCACCAAGGAGCGCCACGGCGACGCCGCGATCGAGGTCAAGGACGGCACCAGCTACGAGCTCAGCAACGGCGCCGTGGTGATCGCCGCGATCACCAGCTGCACCAACACCAGCAACCCCAGCGTGCTCATCGCTGCGGGCCTGCTCGCGCGCAACGCCGTGCGGGCCGGGCTCGCACGCAAGCCGTGGGTCAAGACCTCGCTGGCGCCGGGCTCCAAGGTCGTGACCGAGTACCTCGAGAAATCCGGGCTCATGCGCGACCTCGAGGCGCTCGGCTTCGACCTGGTCGGCTACGGCTGCACCACCTGCATCGGCAACTCGGGTCCGCTGCCCAACGCGGTGTCGCAGGCCATCACCGACGGCAACCTCGTGGTCGCGGCGGTGCTCTCGGGCAACCGCAACTTCGAAGGTCGCGTGCACGCACAGGTGCGCGCGAACTACCTCGCGTCGCCGCCGCTGGTGGTCGCGCACGCGCTCTCGGGCCACCTCGGCGTCGATCTCAGCCGCGACCCGATCGGCAACGGCAAGGACGGGCAGCCGGTCTACCTCAAGGACATCTGGCCCAGCGCTGCCGAGATCCGCGACACCGTGCGCGCGGTGATCGGTCGCGAGATGTACGCCGAGCAGTACGCCGACGTGTTCGCCGGTGACGCCTCGTGGCGCGCGCTCGACGTGCCCACCGGCCAGCTGTTCGCGTGGGAGGCCGACTCGACCTACGTGCGGCACCCGCCGTACTTCGTGGGCATGAAGGCCAAGCCGGACCCGCTCACCGACATCGTCGGTGCGCGCGTGCTGGCCAAGCTGGGCGACTCGATCACGACCGATCACATCTCGCCCGCGGGCAACATCTCCAAGAACTCACCGGCCGCGAAGTACCTCGTCACCCACGGCGTGCAGCCGGTGGACTTCAACAGCTACGGTGCCCGTCGCGGCAACCACGAGGTCATGATCCGTGGCACCTTCGCGAACATCCGCCTCAAGAACGCGCTGGTGCCGGGCGTCGAGGGCGGCGTCACGCGCCACCTGCCCGATGGTGCGCAGATGAGCATCTTCGAGGCCGCCGAGAAGTACCAGGCCGAGGGCGTGCCGACGGTGGTGCTTGCAGGCGCCGAGTACGGCACCGGAAGCTCGCGCGACTGGGCCGCCAAGGGCACGATGTTGCTGGGCGTGAAGGCCGTCATCGCGAAGAGCTTCGAGCGCATCCATCGCAGCAACCTGGTCGGCATGGGCGTGTTGCCACTGTGCTTCCTCGATGGTCAGGACGCCGACACCCTGGGCCTCGGCGGCGAGGAGGTGTTCGAGATCCACGGTGTCGCGGCCGGGCTCACGCCGAAGAAGACCCTGAAGGTCACCGCCACCGCCGCCGACGGCAGCGTGAAGGCGTTCGACGTGGTCTGCCGCGTCGACACGCCCAACGAGGTCGAGTACGTCAAGCACGGCGGCATCCTGCAGTTCGTGCTGCGCGGCATGGCGCAGGGCTGACCCTGCAGGCGACGACGGCCGGCGTGGTGCGAATCACGGCCGGCCGTTCGTGCGTCGGACGATCGCGTCAGCCGGCGGGGTTCGGATTGATCTTGCCGGTGCCGGTGCCGCCCAGGTACGCGTAGCTGTCCCAGTCGTCGTAGCCGACGATGATCACGCCGAACGGCGTGTCGTGACCGTCGAGCACGTGCACACCGTCGGGGATCGGGATGCGGCCGACCTCGTAGCCGCTGGTGCCGATCGGTGCGAACGCTGCGTCTGCCACCGGCACGCCGTCGATGTCGAGCGTCGCACCTGCGGCCCGCGTGATCACGGCGATGTCGTTGATCCACGTGCCGGGGACCAGCACCACGTAGCGCGGCAGGAACTGTTGCACTGGGCTCAGCTGCACCGCGGCCGGGTCACCGGTCGCCGAGTACGGCGGCGGCAGGTTCTCCGAGCCGATCATGTAGCCGAGCACGTTGATGGGTTTGTCGGCGGTGACGTGGAAGTCACCCTCGTCGCCGGGCGGCCCACTCACGTAGAACTCGCGCACCTCGCCGGCGTTGATGACGAAGGAGTTGGCGGGGATGCCGGTGAGCGCCGGCGAGGCCTCGATCTGCACCGTGGTGCCGGCCTCGGAGGCGTAGATCTGCCACAGCGTGGCTTCGGGCGCGGCGGCGTTGCGCACCGGCATGCGCGAGGCCACGAACTCGGTGCCCCACTGCCGCAGGCCCGCGAGCTGCTCCTCGAGGTGATCGCAGCAGCACACCGAGGCGGGGATGAGCGCGCACTCTTGGCCGGCGAAGACCGCGATGGGATGTTCGTCGTTGCTCTGGATGCGCGTGCCGGTCATCGAGGTGCCGAGGCTGGCGACCGCGACGTTGAGCACGTCGCCGTCCTGCATCGCCACCATGAACGGCGCGCCAGGGGCCCCCGCGGGTACGCTGCCGCCGGCGGCGGTCGCCACCGAGGGCGTGACCGTCACCGTGGTGCCGTCGCCGGTCGCGATGATGGTCGCGTAGCTGTGCTGGAAGCCACCGGAGTTGTCGACCATCGAGGTCCACGCCGTCACCTGGTTGAGCGTGTCGAGCGACGGCACCGGGAACAGCATCGACGCATCGGAGATGTACGAGACCGAGCCGTCGACCGGGTTGAACTGGTACGCGATGATCGGCGTGTCCGAGACCACGCGATACGAGCCGCTCGCGAACAGCTGGGTGTCGTCGGCGTGGCGATCGGGCAGCGGGAAGGTGTGCAGCCCCAGCGCAGGCACGACCTCGGGCCCGGCGACGGTGGTCCAGGCACCGTTTTGTCGCAGCTCGATGCTGACGGTTGCGGGCGCGTCGAGCTGCACGTTGCCGACCGCAACGGCGAACTGGCTGCCCTCGACGCCGTCGTGCGAGTCCATGTCGACGGCGTAGAAGAGGCAGCCGACGGTGCTCACGCCGGCTTGGGCTTCGTCGCACGTCGCGGGGATGATGGGTGGTGCCGGGCCACCGGCATCGTTGCTCGGCACCCCGCCGATGTCGAAGCGCACGTCGTCGTCGTCACCGCCGCTGCCGTCGGAGCCGACGCTGCCGCCCTGCGACGCGCTCGCATCGGCGCCGCTGGGCCCGTTGCCGGTACCGCCGAGCGTCGAGCCGATCGAGACCCCGCCATCGGCACCGCTGCAGCGTCCGCGGGCGCACGATTCGTCGCCGCAGCTCGCCGCACCCCAGGTCGCGGCGCACAGCCAGGCGGCGCCGATGATTTCGTTGGCTCGTCGCGAGATCGTCAAGCGCAGTCCCCCTCGTCGCTCTTGGTGAGCGATCCGTCTGGCCGTCCGCGCGGGCCGAATGCGTGCGCGAGCTGACCCCCCATCGAAAATGTTACCTGGGATGTTCCCCCAGGCGGATCGAAGTTCCGCCGCGGGTCCGCGGGCGCTCGCGGCGAGGGCGACGAAGGTGCGACGGGCCCCGCGGTCGATCGTGCGCAGGTCGTTGCGCGGTCCGGCCTGGCGCCGTCGTCGCCCGCCGCCCCTACGGGTTTCGCCGGCAATAGCCCCGCTGACGCTGCGGTTCGCCCCCGACCCGAGGGGACGGGCTGCGCGATGTTCGTGCGGTGCGTCGAACCCCTGGGTCGCGAGGGAGCGATGGGAACGCACAGCCGCTGGATGACCGTGATGCGATCGAACATCAACGCCCGCATCGATCGCATGGAGGACCCGACCAAGATGCTCGATCAGCTGGTGCTCGACATGCGCGGGCAACTGGTCGAGGCCAAGAAGGCGGTCTGCATCGCGATCGCCGACGAGCGCAAGCTCGCGCGGATGGCCGAGCAGCACACCAGCGAGGTGCGGGTGTGGGAGAACCGGGCGATGCTGGCGCTGCGCGCAGGGGCCGAGGAGCTGGCCCGGGCGGCGCTGGTGCGCAAGCGCGAGCAGGAGGAGCTCGCGAACACCTACGCTGCACAGTGGCAGGAGCAGAAGCGATCGGTCGACGCGCTGCGTACCGCGCTCGCGGGGCTCGAGGCGCGCATCGCCGAAGCCGCGCGGCAGCGCACCGTGCTGCAGGCCCGCGTCGCGCGGGCGCAGGCGCAGCGCACCATCGCCGCCACGTTGTCGAACATCGAGGGGGTCTCGGCGTGGAGCACCGTCGAGCGTCTCGAGGCCAAGGTCGAGCAGATCGAGGCCGATGCCGAGGCGATGTGTGAGCTCGAGTGGAGCGGCGATGCTTCGCTCGAGGCGCAGTTCCGTGCGCTCGCGGCCGGCAACGTCGACGACGAGCTGGCCGCGCTCAAGCGCAAGATGGCGCTGGCCGAGCCTGCCGCACCCAAGGCGCTGCCCGGGCGTCGCTAGCAGCCCCAGCGGGGCCGAGCACGTCGATCGTCACCGCTGCTAGGACCTCGACACAGGGATAGTGATGGGTCAGAACGCCGTCATGGCCGCGACTCCGCAAGGCGCCG encodes the following:
- the acnA gene encoding aconitate hydratase AcnA — its product is MSQTNLDSFGARQTLVVGDARYEYYALDALAQAGIGHVHRLPFSLKVLVENLLRHEDGVAVTAADVEAAAGWDPKAEPNFEIGFHPARVLLQDFTGVPVVVDLAAMRQAIQGMGGDAQRINPLAPVDLVIDHSVQVDHFGSKDALTLNMQLEYQRNRERYAFLRWGQAALSNFRAVPPGTGICHQVNLEYLARTVWTKQHGDVTQAFPDTVVGTDSHTTMVNGLAVLGWGVGGIEAEAAMLGQPMSMLIPQVVGFKLHGTLPDGATATDLVLTVTQMLRKHGVVNKFVEFYGPGLSALSLTDRATIANMAPEYGATCGFFPIDDETLAYLRFTNRPEATVALVEAYAKAQGLFRTDATPDPVFSSSIELDLATVESSLAGPKRPQDRVALPNVKANFLDALTKERHGDAAIEVKDGTSYELSNGAVVIAAITSCTNTSNPSVLIAAGLLARNAVRAGLARKPWVKTSLAPGSKVVTEYLEKSGLMRDLEALGFDLVGYGCTTCIGNSGPLPNAVSQAITDGNLVVAAVLSGNRNFEGRVHAQVRANYLASPPLVVAHALSGHLGVDLSRDPIGNGKDGQPVYLKDIWPSAAEIRDTVRAVIGREMYAEQYADVFAGDASWRALDVPTGQLFAWEADSTYVRHPPYFVGMKAKPDPLTDIVGARVLAKLGDSITTDHISPAGNISKNSPAAKYLVTHGVQPVDFNSYGARRGNHEVMIRGTFANIRLKNALVPGVEGGVTRHLPDGAQMSIFEAAEKYQAEGVPTVVLAGAEYGTGSSRDWAAKGTMLLGVKAVIAKSFERIHRSNLVGMGVLPLCFLDGQDADTLGLGGEEVFEIHGVAAGLTPKKTLKVTATAADGSVKAFDVVCRVDTPNEVEYVKHGGILQFVLRGMAQG
- a CDS encoding IgGFc-binding protein, with the protein product MTISRRANEIIGAAWLCAATWGAASCGDESCARGRCSGADGGVSIGSTLGGTGNGPSGADASASQGGSVGSDGSGGDDDDVRFDIGGVPSNDAGGPAPPIIPATCDEAQAGVSTVGCLFYAVDMDSHDGVEGSQFAVAVGNVQLDAPATVSIELRQNGAWTTVAGPEVVPALGLHTFPLPDRHADDTQLFASGSYRVVSDTPIIAYQFNPVDGSVSYISDASMLFPVPSLDTLNQVTAWTSMVDNSGGFQHSYATIIATGDGTTVTVTPSVATAAGGSVPAGAPGAPFMVAMQDGDVLNVAVASLGTSMTGTRIQSNDEHPIAVFAGQECALIPASVCCCDHLEEQLAGLRQWGTEFVASRMPVRNAAAPEATLWQIYASEAGTTVQIEASPALTGIPANSFVINAGEVREFYVSGPPGDEGDFHVTADKPINVLGYMIGSENLPPPYSATGDPAAVQLSPVQQFLPRYVVLVPGTWINDIAVITRAAGATLDIDGVPVADAAFAPIGTSGYEVGRIPIPDGVHVLDGHDTPFGVIIVGYDDWDSYAYLGGTGTGKINPNPAG
- a CDS encoding PspA/IM30 family protein — translated: MGTHSRWMTVMRSNINARIDRMEDPTKMLDQLVLDMRGQLVEAKKAVCIAIADERKLARMAEQHTSEVRVWENRAMLALRAGAEELARAALVRKREQEELANTYAAQWQEQKRSVDALRTALAGLEARIAEAARQRTVLQARVARAQAQRTIAATLSNIEGVSAWSTVERLEAKVEQIEADAEAMCELEWSGDASLEAQFRALAAGNVDDELAALKRKMALAEPAAPKALPGRR